The Vicia villosa cultivar HV-30 ecotype Madison, WI linkage group LG1, Vvil1.0, whole genome shotgun sequence genome includes a region encoding these proteins:
- the LOC131658224 gene encoding uncharacterized protein LOC131658224 produces MYSSTTSVLETLKDDVSAKYARGEANDLLLLMDNFNFALTLHLMKNVLGISNEFSQALQKKNQDIVSAMNLVNITKKRLQNLRDDGWEPLLEEVSLFCIEHDIDIPNMDDIFFRGKSKCGSDSHSITIRNHYRIELFYIVRDMQLQELNNRFNETNSRLLICMVCLCPSNLFFTFDKAKLMEFAKFYSSEFCPTSLVMLDNQFETYIIDMRMSAEFASLKGINDLSKKLVATKRHIVYPLLYKLLKLALILPVATATVERSFFAMKILKTRLRNRIGDELMNNCLVTYIEKDVFSKIDNELIIQRFQNLRPRRGQL; encoded by the coding sequence ATGTATAGTTCCACTACAAGTGTTCTTGAAACTTTGAAAGATGATGTATCCGCTAAATATGCAAGAGGCGAAGCAAATGATCTTTTACTTTTAATGGATAATTTTAATTTTGCACTCACTTTGCATTTGATGAAAAATGTCTTAGGTATTTCAAATGAGTTTTCGCAAGCATTGCAAAAGAAAAATCAAGACATCGTCAGTGCCATGAACTTGGTTAACATCACAAAGAAAAGATTACAAAATCTAAGAGATGATGGGTGGGAACCTTTATTGGAAGAGGTGAGTTTATTTTGCATTGAACATGATATTGACATTCCGAATATGGATGATATATTCTTTCGTGGTAAATCAAAATGTGGAAGTGATTCTCATTCTATCACAATAAGGAATCACTATCGCattgaattattttatattgttCGGGACATGCAGCTTCAAGAACTTAACAATCGTTTTAATGAGACAAATAGTCGATTGCTCATTTGTATGGTTTGTTTGTGTCCAAGTAACTTGTTCTTTACTTTTGACAAGGCAAAATTGATGGAATTTGCAAAGTTTTATTCAAGTGAATTTTGTCCGACTAGTTTGGTGATGCTTGATAATCAATTTGAGACTTACATAATTGATATGCGTATGAGTGCTGAATTTGCATCTTTGAAAGGAATAAATGATCTTTCGAAAAAGTTGGTTGCAACTAAAAGGCATATTGTTTATCCATTACTTTATAAGCTTTTGAAGTTAGCATTGATTTTACCTGTCGCCACAGCAACTGTTGAACGATCCTTTTTTGCTATGAAGATTTTGAAGACTAGATTGCGTAACCGAATAGGAGATGAGTTGATGAACAATTGTCTTGTAACTTATATTGAGAAAGATGTGTTCTCTAAAATTGATAATGAGTTGATTATTCAACGGTTTCAAAACTTGAGACCGCGTAGAGGACAATTATAG